The nucleotide sequence atatatatatcacatcatctttacccattcatccattgacggacacttgggttgtttctgcacCTTGGCTATCCtgatttattctgtatttttgatgctttgactgtgtgtatgtgtgtaagttttgtaagcctgaaatattttgtaatttcaaattttgaaattaaaaatgtatttagaaataaaataatgaaaccttGTAGTTCCAGCTTTATTGTGAGTTTTCCTTTCATCTCTCAGATGAAACAAAACTACAAGGCTACAAATTTTTCAAAGTGGAGCAACAACAGCATCAAcctcacctggaagcttgttagaaatgcagattctcaggccccaccctggacctgctgaatcagaatctttgggcAGGACCAGaactctgtgttttaacaagccctcctgcAGATTCTCATACACCTTTAAGCAAGAGGACCCGCTGGTCTGAGAGAACTGCCTCACAAGCCAGACTCACTGTCCACGTTTCAGATGATCAGGGGGAATGaagaatttaagaattttgaaGACCCAGATCTGTAGATCTCCAATTGCCGCACATTAAGTTCttctgggagcttttaaaaatcactgatgcTTGCTCTCCATCTGCAGAGATTCCGATTCAATCggtctggggtgcagccaggATCTGGGGATTTGTTTAAGTTCCCCTGGTGATTCTAATTTGCAACCAAGGTTGAGAACTCCTGACCAAGAGAACAAAGTGGCAgcaggggaaaggaagagaagctgGTGGTCTTGGGCGCCCCCTGCCGGCGGGAAGCTGTACATGTCGGCTCCCAGCACCCTCAGGCAGGCGGATAGAAATGCCGGCCCACGTGGGCTTTGTAGGAGTTCGCTGCAGGTATCTGAAGTCTGGTTGATATGTGTCCACGAAATGCCCTTTCAATGGAAATGCCTATTTAAATCCATTTAATcctatataattccatttcaaaGCTGTTGTTTGAATGTTTCCAGTTGTCATTtgctcacacacacccacatacagaATACATTACCTGTAATTTACGTAACAAACCCTcatatagcacttactatgtgccattcACGGACCTTAACCCTGCACAAATAACTCGTCCCTCCCCATACCCGCCCTTTGACGTCAGTACTATTATTACGCACAATTTGCTAATGGggaagatgaggcacagagagaatagTAGTTTGTCTCAGCCATGAAGTGGAGGGGCTGGGGTTTAAACCCAGCAGCTGGCTCCAGATTTGTGGTCTTAACAACATCACGGCATTGTTGCCTCTAATCATGACGGTCTCTGCCCTGTTTGCTGTGGTATCCCAGGATTTagcatctgttatgtgccagacacaataTCCCCTCAGCGAGTCCCAACCTCCACTTCCACTGTTTGGGATGGATCTGAGACCTCACAGTTTCCTGGACCCAGTCACTGCAGTATCtcagagatctgggttcaaaccctgcTCCTGCACtgttccagctgtgtgactttgggcaagtcacttcacctctctgagcctctatttcccCATTAGAAAAAGTGGCCATAGTACCCATTTTTAAGTCATCACAATGCCCCATTCCAAGCTGTCATCTAACACCCCTTTCACTTGCCATGAGGAttctttaaagggaaaaaaatgtttattattgtctTAAGTGGCTGTAATGTAAATTCACCACAATACTCTTTCATAGGGTCAAGGGTCCATCCTGCAGATGTGCTGAACAAGGTGGAGAAATGGGAGACACCTCCCCGTCCACACACAGCTGTATCACTATCGGCACTAAAGGCTGGGCCCTCAACAGAGTCTGTTCAATTCTTAATGGAATAATCCATCTGAACTAAATgtgtccttttaatgtgctgatgCTCAAAGCTCTATTATAACCCCACACTCATTAGGATAGctgtaacttttttaaaaaccagaaaataacaagtgttgacaaggatgtggagtcaGTGAAATCCTCTACagggctagtgggaatgtaaaatggtgttgcAGCTATGAAAATAGTATGATGGTCCCCCCAAAATTAGAaacagaactactatatgatccagcattcccacttctgtgtgtatacccaagagaactgaaagcaaggtcccaaagagatatctgtacacccatgATCACAGCAGCATCACTCACAATAGCCCAGAGGTGGAGGCAACTCTAGTTTCCAGTGATGGAAGGACGGAGcaacacaatgtggtatatacTTATAATGGAATAgtaatcagccttaaaaaggaaggacattctgacacacGCTGGAACATGGatcaaccttgaggacattatgctcagtgaaataagccagtcacaaaaagacaagtaaagTGTGACTCACTTataggaggtccctagaggagtcagactcacagagacagaaagtaggatggtgggggccaggggctgaAGGAGCTGTTCTTTAATAggtttagagtttcagttttgtgagatgaaaagttttggagattggatgcacaacaatgtgaatgtacttaacaccactggactgtacacttaaaatgggtaagatggtaaattttgttatgtttattttaccacaactagacttttctttaaaattttgttaaaagttgTGATTTCAATAAACCCtccaaaggataaagaaaaaaaatctgattacatCATCACTatggctctttttaaaaacatgagggGGAAATCCTTCCAGCCAAAATGCTTATTCTCATTCTTTAaccaaaaacatttgaaaacagaACGGCTGCGCACCAAAGCGTTAATCAGGTCAGCTCTGAGCAGGGGCATCGGAAGGTCAGAGGCAgaatcctacttttttttttttttgagaggaagattagccatgagctaacatccaatgccactcttcctctttctgctgaggaagattggccctgggctaacatccgtgcccagctttctctattttatatgggacgcggccacaccatgtcttgacaagtggtgcatcagtgcacacctagGATTggcacctgtgaaccctgggaccCCAAAACAGAgagcctgcacttaaccactacacctctgggccagcccctattttttttcccttacataAGTTTTAAGTGGTGAGATTATGGGTGACTTCATTTTCTCATGCTGTGTTTTTCAGCCTGTtttgaattaaaaagtaaaaatgacaacCAAGTTTGAATGTGATGGATAAGGCGCTGTTATTTAGTATATTTCTAAAGCCACACTAGCTGATCACCTTCTGATGAATATTCTaaggattaatattttaatattctaaggAGGCATGTGGCCAGCTCTCCCATAGGACGCTGTAAATAACTTCAAGACAAGGCACCAAGAGAAAGATTCCTGGGTCTTACTGGGTTCTGGATCAGGGAGCTGGGTCAGACATGCCTCCTCAGGAACTCTctatcctcctccttctccaaatTTGGCACTTTCAGGGGAATCCAGAATAGATAAGTGTCCTGGGAGCTTTCTGGGACAAGGAGGGGTCCTATCCCCACCCCTTCATTGTGACGTCTTCTaaagggggcagagggcagggtgatgtcacagaccactggccggcccctctccctctctgcctgtgcctgccacaGGCCCGGCCTCACCTTTTCCCCCCACACCTCTGCACCCCAGAGGAAAGGGGTCAGCTTTGCCAAGCAGGCCACCCGGCCACCTGCAGCCATGGATGCAAATCACTCCACCCCCTTGGAGCCCCAGTCCTCTCCAGAGACCCCCAGGTCTGGCCTGACACCCTGCTCAACCCTGGGAAACAAGGCCTGCAGCAGGACACCAGCCCCCAGCACGGTGGGCGACAGGTTGCCACCAAAGACCGGAGCGGTGGTCATCGACACGGGCACAGGCACCTGTAAGGTGGGCTTGGTGGGGCAGGCGAGGCCCACTACACCGTGGCCACCATCGTGGGCTGCCAGCCCCAGAGGCCGGCCCCCACCGGGCAGCAGGCGCTGGAGACTTTCATCGGCGAGGCCGCGCGCGCGCGCCCCGAGCTGACGCTGGTGCAGCCGGTGCGGAGCGGCATCGTGGTGGACTGGAGCGCGGCCGAGCTCATCTGGCGCCACCTGCTGGAGCACGACCTCCGCGTGGCCAGCCAGGACCACCCGCTGCTCTTCTCAGACCCGCCCTTCAGCCCCGCCACCAACCATGAGAAGCTGGTGGAGATGGCCTTCGAGTCGCTGCGTTCCCCCGCCATGTACGTGGCTTCGCAGTCCATGCTGTCCGTCTACGCGCATGGGCGGGTCAGCGGGCTGGTGGTGGACACGGGCCACGGGGTCACCTCCACGGTGCGGGTCTTCCAGGGCTACAAGCTGCCCCACGCCACGGAGCGCCTGGACCTGGCGGGCACCCACCTGACGGCCTTCCTGCCGGAGATGCTGCTCGGCTCCGGCGTGCAGCTGGGCCAGCAGGACCTGGACACCGTGGAGGACATTAAGCATCGCTACTGCTACGTGGCGGCGGACTTGCTCCAGGAGCAGGCCCGGCCCGAGCAGGAAGACCGGCAGAGGCTGGAGCTGCCGGACGGGCGGACGGTCACGCTGGGCAAGGAGCTGTTCCAGTGCCCGGAGCTGCTCTTCAGCCCGCCCGCGATCCCAGGGCTGTCGCCCGTGGGCGTCCCCACCATGGCCACACGGAGTCTTCTCAAGGTGCCCCTGGAGGTGCGGGCGGACGTGGCCCAGAACGTGCTGCTCTGCGGGGGCTCCTCGCTCTTCGCGGGGTTCCAGGGCCGCTTCCGCGCGGAGCTGCTGCGCGGTCTGCCCTGCGAGGCCCGCGCGGTGGTGACGGCCCAGCCCAGCAGGAGCTTCTCGGTGTGGATCGGGGGCTCCGTCCTGGCCTCGCTGCGCGCCTTCCAGTCATGCTGGGTCCTGCGGGAGGAGTACGAGGAGCAGGGCCCCCCATCGTGTACCGAAAGTGCTACTGAcgcggggcaggggtggggagtgttGTGGGCAGTAAAGCTTCCGCTACCCAGCGGgctctgtcctcccttccctcaggGCCCGGCCGGGTCCACTCCTGGACCCACCCAGACTCGCCTTGCTCTGACCCCACACGCCCACCCCACCGAGATCTGCCTCCAAAGACATCCTTGGTTCTGCCCTCTCCTAACTCACCTCCCATGGTCCATCCCATGAGAGACCCCAGTTCTGATTCCCTGAACCCACCTCCCCCAGGATCAAGGCCCAACACACCACCATGTCCTCACCCTGTCAAACCCGTCTCCATGATCTGTGTCCCCCAGGGCACTCTCAGGTTGGGGCCCCACCCAAGCCCAACCCCAAGACATCCCCAGATTCTAACCCCTAATCTCCCCTCcatcatctatttcttttgataTATAGTGCCCCAAGATTCCTCTGGGCTCTAAGCTCCCCAATTCACCCCCTTGCCATGTCCATCAAGGATCCTCAACCACCCCCATACCCTGTTCCTCCCCAAGGAACTGCACTGGGCACTCCAAACCCCCTCCCAGAATCTTTCCATGAGTGTTGCAACCCCTAGGTGCACCCTCATAGTCTGCCCCCAATTTCTAATCCCCCCAAACATAGTCCCGAGATCCATTTCCCAAGACATCCCCGGTTCTAAGCACCTCAAATCCACCCCCTCATTGGTTTTCTCTTGTCTGTTTAACCAAAGTTCTCCTATACTCTGATAGTACGagcacccccaaaattctcccAAGTGCTGAAACCCCACATTCACCACAAAAATCCAAGTTCTGACCATCACGGGTCTCCCCTATAATGGCCCACTAAAGGATCCCTCGTCCAAATCCCATGCCCcaagtgcccctcccccaaacTCTGCCCTCCCCTCACAGTTTGCTCCCCTAGACTCTTTCCATCCAGGTGCTCCCACAACCGATCCCCCATTCGTACCCCCAAAGAACACCATGTTCTGAAACCCCAAACCCCCAGGATGACGCCACTGCTCTCAGCCCAGCCCCTTGTTCTGCATCCCTCCGAAAATACCCCTGCATGGTCTGTCTCTCAGTGTACATCCTGACCCCAGTCCTCAGCCCTGGAATCCTCCCAGGAAGGCTTTGGCCCCCAGGACCATCCCATGATGACCCCACTAATGCCCTAGGTCCCTCCCCTGTGTTCTGACCTCCCAACTCCCTCCCCAAATACAGTCTCCCACGGTCAACTCATGATGAACCCCCAGGACACCCCACCCTGGGGTTTTCAGactcccacaaaaaaaaaaaaaaaaaaaggatgttagaagatatatgaaaaacccaaaacaagaacCCCCAAGAGGTTACAAAGTGATGAGGAGGAACTGCTTTTTCTTCTCACCAGGGGGCAGCGCGTCCAAGCTCAAGGGGCTGAGGGCTGCACCAAATTTAGAACCATGACGACTGCATCCCAGAGCTCAAAGCAGACCCACCCCGTACCACGGGGTCAGGGCGCtgccagccacacacacacagaagggaTGTGGGACAAGCCGAGTCCCATATGCAACTGGAAGTGAGGAGGATGCACAAACCCCCACCACTCTTGGGCTGCTGACAAACCCAAAGGGCTCTCATTTAGACCAGACTAAGGTTTCCCCAGCCCCAAACCTTCCCTGGACAGAAATTTCCCCTAGAACTCTCCAGAAATGTGCCCCACCCATTTGCACACTCTCAGGGGTGGGGAGCTCACTACCTCAAGTCTGTTGTTAGAAATCCCACCTCCTTCCAGGAGTTGTAGGTAAACCTCTGTGCTCTCTGCTTGCCACTCCCCTACCCGGGGCACTGAGAGCACCAGAGAGGTCCCCCCACCCGTATTCACACACACCCCTGGAGTCTAGTCTCTCCCAAGCCCACCGTCCCCAATTTCTTCCACTTCTGGTTTTAAGTCATTCacatattcattccacaaacatgcattgaccacccactatgtgcccagctctgggctgaaATCTAAGGAAACCACAGtgcatcacttgggatgtaccatggagGACAGGACatgcgaaagatgtctaatgtcactgtcttaCTCTCAGACGACATTTGAGGGACAGCAATTGtgtctcctttattcactgagtttactAAGTGGGGAGCAGGtgtctggataggaatcgggaaaatccagtctcagccaacagttacagttaaatcagtaaattcaaaaaagaaaagtgaatggggtggcttCCCATCCATCAGCTGTATTACTCCCTATAAAAGGTCTCAAAAGCAACCTCTGTGCTTTTTTCCCCCGTCAGCCAAGAAAAGCATccatggagctcaagtttgaggtgaaaccaggctcagggtccacctgtcctcgttgatccgtggatttctgtgtgagcAGGTGAGTACCGTGTGGACCTGGTACCGACAGGTTCcatcagcctccgctgtgcagaagacctgccagtgggctttcctgggcttgggttgtcaccacaaggagtcaggaagactttcgggttaaaaatgaaattactcaattttttataaaatactcaaatgtttaaaatctaATTAGAATTCTTCTTTGCATTTGGTCCAAAACTAAGgtgatataaaaagatatacctTACAAAGTCTTGCCCtcaccttcttttctttccatcccattctccttcctctagcCACCTATAGGTAATTACTTTTATTGGTTTATCATGCATTCTTAGCGTTCTGgattttctttaagtaaatgcaagcaaatatattttcatttcccctttTACTTATACAAAACATTGTAGTACTCTATgcatttttctctgccttttttcctttaacatatACTGGAGATTATTCTATTATTAGTGCATAGAGTACTTTGCTCTTTTTAGTGGTAAATAGTCTTAAAAACCAAGAGCTGGACACTAGGTATGCTCAGTGCCTCTGGAGTATCATTGCTTCTAAGACCTTTCAGTGGATATAGtagtgtcaacttaaaaagcaaatttgcctgttatttcatctgaaattgaatttacttgggaatagccaaaagagttGCAATTCAGGATatacatgctatggcaaaccacaggcaaatccagaaaagaaaggaggggagctgcttttatagagaagagcaggagtaaggaggggctgttctaaaggaaaatccATTGGGAGAAAGTAAAGGTCAAGGCAGCAAAggcttctcactggctgagctgcggcgtttctcgatggctgagctgcggcgtttctcgatggctgagctgcggcgtttctcactggctgagctgcggcgtttctcactggctgagctgcggcgtttctcgatggctgagctgcggcgtttctcgatggctgagctgccacgtttctggttggctgagctgcggcgtttctcgatggctgagctgccacgtttctggttggctgagctgcagcgtttctcgatggctgagctgcggcgtttctcggtggctgagctgcggtgtttctcggtggctgagctgcagcgtttCTCGATGGTTGAGCTGCGACGTGTTTCGTTGGTTGAGCTGTGATGTTTCTCATTGGCTAGGATGTTGTCAGGTGGAAAAAGAAATCTTGCTTCAGTAATAAAGCAGTTTTACTTCGTGTCCAAGACACAAgtctctgtcacttcctgcttggtgtaattgacaatatgtgagagggtgtgagagctcccactacaggccttcctgacttcaatttagttaaggtttcttttatcaaTTTCTGCAGCAGAGAATACgtaatttttaaatcatgagtTTAACATGATATTTCTAATTCGATTTAACTTTACAATggttttttgcttaattttctttgattttatattaatcTCTTATATGTTATACTAAAAATATTGCCTCTGAAtagcattaatttatttacttaatgataTTCTCCTTCAGTGTATATAAAAAATTACACCCAGAAGAGTCGCTGTCTTTACGTAGCAATCTCGCTTCTGGAAATATACTCTGAATGTAAACCTCCCAAAATACAAGACCACATCTACACACGATGGTtattcacagaagcattatttccaacagcaaaagaagagaaacaactcaaatgtccttcaggagGAAACCAGCTGAATTAGCAATATACTTAGTTTTAAAGTCCCGTGAAAGCATTCTTTTTCAAACTCTGTTGTAGTCATGTTTCCAATTTATATGCAAATTCGGTTCATTTagttatttgttttccattttgaggattgtggttgtatttttaaaatatgattctgaAGTCAAAACTGTATAATGAGCCATATTTAGGGAATTCTAAATTCAattcctgtctcctcttctcaATTATTGTCCTACCCTTCTTGGTTAACGTTTGTATTCATGTTTTATCCTTTCAGCGTTTCTTTTGCAAATATGAGAAaataggtgtgtgtatatgtaaaaatatacatatgcaaaatatgtgtgtatatatgtacatatatttatatatattatataaaatacatttgtattttacatacaattacatacaatacatatacatataaaatgcaaatgtatatacatttatatgtatacatatacatatgtatatatcctggcctttcccttcttttaaaaaggaatcatTCCATACACTTTTGTACCTTGATGTTTTTCTCCTTATATTTATTGGGGATAATTATCTCTACAACTACCTAGAGATCTTAtcactttttaatggctgcatgagTCTTCACTAGGTGAATATcccatagtttattcaaccagtTCCTATTGAtggtcatttgtgttgtttctactcCTTTGCTGTTATAAATGTCACAATGAATAGTCTTAGAggaatattttagtatttctgtatctttgagatggattcctagtagtgggaatgatggagaaaggataaatatttttgcagttttgCTTGATTATGGTAAATTTTCTTCTGTAGGAGTTGTAccacagcagtgtatgaaagtgcCTTTCCAGGCAGACTTTCCAACAAAGGATTTTTCTTGATCTGAAAGATAAGAAATAGTATCAGTATTTACCATCTACATCTCTGTTCTGTGACTAAGATCATTGATGATTCTACCAAGAGTGTTGTCCTTGAAATGGAAGTGGTGGAAACCAGAGTGTCCTGTGTTGGGGACATgaggaaatgagacagagaaTGCAAACACTTTGGCAGTgatgagggagagagactgggaaGTAACTGGAAAGAAAACTATGCTCTTAGGATAGGTTTATTTCCCCGCTACAAATACTGCATAGGGTTGAAATGGTGGGAGGAAGAGTCCAGGAGAGTGGGAGAGCTGGAAGGGGAAGGGTAGATAAGAGATCATCGATAGGCTTCagatcctaaaaaggcaggcgggATGGAGCAAAGCACAGAGCTGCAGAGCACGGCCTTACAGAGAAGGGGAGACGGCTCCTGGTTTGTAACAGCAGAGGGAGGAAACCGTGGCGCAGGTTGTGATTTTGGTGACAAGACAGGAAAATGGACTCCTTAGGATGATTGCTTTGAGAAGTAAGAGGCAAGACCATCTGCTGAAAGTCAGAGTGTATTCATCGATACctattgctgcatagcaaattaTCCCAaaccttagtgacttaaaacaacaataaccatgtgtcatctcacagtttttgtggttct is from Diceros bicornis minor isolate mBicDic1 chromosome 39 unlocalized genomic scaffold, mDicBic1.mat.cur SUPER_39_unloc_1, whole genome shotgun sequence and encodes:
- the LOC131402280 gene encoding uncharacterized protein LOC131402280, yielding MDTVMKKVLETVVENQANEKHHSSTNETRRSSTIEKRCSSATEKHRSSATEKRRSSAIEKRCSSANQKRGSSAIEKRRSSANQKRGSSAIEKRRSSAIEKRRSSASEKRRSSASEKRRSSAIEKRRSSAIEKRRSSASEKPLLP